One genomic segment of Coffea arabica cultivar ET-39 chromosome 6e, Coffea Arabica ET-39 HiFi, whole genome shotgun sequence includes these proteins:
- the LOC140009344 gene encoding threonine dehydratase 1 biosynthetic, chloroplastic-like isoform X1, which yields MEALRFIPVKAIPHPSEFTRTTAKETVRPGPPFLKNRRTKFYAMAVENRLQAPTLSPELAAPAQPETLSRVSPGSLRCEPGFLVPNHGAVESDGALGGGGGIEYLTKILTSSVYDVAVESDLQLATKLSQRLGNNVWLKREDLQPVFSFKLRGAYNMMAKLRKDQLDRGVICSSAGNHAQGVALSAQKLDCDAVIVMPVTTPEIKWRSVERLGAKVVLVGDSYDEAQSYAKIRAKEEGRAFIPPFDHPDVISGQGTIGMEIVRQMQAMQGPIHAIFVPVGGGGLIAGIAAYLKTVSPEVKIIGVEPFDANAMALSLHHGRRVVLDQVGGFADGVAVKVVGEETFRLCRKLIDGVVLVSRDAICASIKDMFEEKRSILEPAGALALAGAEAYCRYYCLENKNVVAITSGANMNFDRLRLVTELANVGRQKEAVLATFMPEEPGSFKRFCERVGQMNITEFKYRYNSEKEKALVLYSVGLHMKAELEAMVAKMQASQLETVDLTDNDLVKDHLRYLSGGRSHLRDEVLCRFVFPERPGALLKFLDAFSPRWNISLFHYRAQGETGANVLVGIQVAESEMDEFRDRAHNLGYEYAVEENNRAFKLLMY from the exons ATGGAAGCCCTGCGATTTATCCCTGTCAAAGCCATTCCTCACCCGTCCGAATTCACCCGCACAACCGCTAAGGAAACGGTTAGACCAGGCCCTCCTTTTCTAAAGAATAGGCGGACGAAATTTTATGCCATGGCCGTTGAAAATCGGCTCCAGGCGCCGACATTATCTCCCGAATTGGCTGCTCCAGCTCAACCGGAGACATTGTCGAGAGTGTCTCCCGGCTCTTTGCGGTGCGAGCCAGGTTTTTTGGTGCCGAATCATGGGGCGGTGGAGAGTGATGGTGCATTGGGTGGAGGTGGTGGAATCGAGTATTTGACGAAAATCTTGACGTCCAGCGTGTATGACGTGGCCGTAGAGTCAGACTTGCAGCTGGCTACTAAGCTATCACAAAGGTTGGGCAATAATGTCTGGCTGAAGCGTGAAGATCTTCAACCA GTTTTCTCATTCAAGCTTCGAGGAGCTTATAATATGATGGCTAAACTTCGTAAAGACCAGCTCGATAGAGGTGTTATCTGCTCTTCTGCAGGGAATCATGCACAGGGGGTGGCTTTATCCGCCCAAAAACTGGATTGTGATgctgtgattgtgatgcctgtCACTACACCTGAAATCAAG TGGAGGTCAGTAGAGCGGTTGGGTGCCAAAGTTGTCCTTGTGGGAGACTCGTATGATGAAGCACAATCTTATGCTAAAATCCGAGCCAAAGAAGAAGGTCGAGCATTCATCCCTCCATTTGACCACCCAGATGTCATCAGTGGACAAGGAACAATTGGGATGGAGATTGTGCGCCAAATGCAAGCAATGCAAGGCCCAATACATGCTATATTTGTCCCTGTTGGGGGTGGTGGGCTGATAGCCGGTATTGCTGCTTACTTGAAAACAGTCTCTCCCGAAGTAAAGATTATTGGAGTGGAGCCATTTGATGCAAATGCTATGGCACTATCTTTACATCATGGACGAAGAGTGGTGCTGGACCAAGTTGGAGGTTTTGCAGATGGTGTGGCTGTTAAAGTTGTTGGTGAAGAGACATTTCGATTGTGTCGCAAGCTGATAGATGGTGTAGTTCTAGTTAGCCGTGATGCTATTTGTGCATCTATAAAG GACATGTTTGAGGAGAAAAGGAGCATTCTAGAACCTGCAGGTGCTCTTGCACTTGCTGGAGCAGAAGCATACTGTAGATACTATTGCCTGGAGAATAAAAATGTAGTAGCAATAACTAGCGGAGCCAACATGAATTTTGATAGATTGAGATTAGTTACTGAACTTGCAAATGTTGGTAGACAGAAGGAAGCTGTGCTTGCAACATTCATGCCAGAGGAGCCAGGGAGCTTCAAGAGATTTTGTGAACGT GTGGGACAAATGAATATTACAGAATTTAAGTACAGATATAATTCAGAGAAAGAAAAAGCTCTAGTATTATACAG TGTTGGACTTCACATGAAAGCTGAACTAGAGGCAATGGTAGCTAAAATGCAAGCATCTCAACTTGAGACAGTAGATCTCACAGACAACGACCTCGTCAAAGATCATCTGCGATATTTG tcGGGTGGTCGGTCACATCTTCGAGATGAGGTTCTTTGTCGTTTTGTTTTCCCTGAGAGACCAGGTGCTTTGCTGAAGTTTTTGGATGCTTTTAGTCCTCGCTGGAACATAAGCTTGTTTCATTACCGAGCACAG GGAGAAACTGGAGCAAATGTATTAGTTGGCATTCAAGTTGCAGAAAGTGAGATGGACGAATTCCGAGATC
- the LOC140009344 gene encoding threonine dehydratase 1 biosynthetic, chloroplastic-like isoform X2, whose protein sequence is MEALRFIPVKAIPHPSEFTRTTAKETVRPGPPFLKNRRTKFYAMAVENRLQAPTLSPELAAPAQPETLSRVSPGSLRCEPGFLVPNHGAVESDGALGGGGGIEYLTKILTSSVYDVAVESDLQLATKLSQRLGNNVWLKREDLQPVFSFKLRGAYNMMAKLRKDQLDRGVICSSAGNHAQGVALSAQKLDCDAVIVMPVTTPEIKWRSVERLGAKVVLVGDSYDEAQSYAKIRAKEEGRAFIPPFDHPDVISGQGTIGMEIVRQMQAMQGPIHAIFVPVGGGGLIAGIAAYLKTVSPEVKIIGVEPFDANAMALSLHHGRRVVLDQVGGFADGVAVKVVGEETFRLCRKLIDGVVLVSRDAICASIKDMFEEKRSILEPAGALALAGAEAYCRYYCLENKNVVAITSGANMNFDRLRLVTELANVGRQKEAVLATFMPEEPGSFKRFCERVGQMNITEFKYRYNSEKEKALVLYSVGLHMKAELEAMVAKMQASQLETVDLTDNDLVKDHLRYLSGGRSHLRDEVLCRFVFPERPGALLKFLDAFSPRWNISLFHYRAQGETGANVLVGIQVAESEMDEFRDRAHNLGCDCCCIGDGLLE, encoded by the exons ATGGAAGCCCTGCGATTTATCCCTGTCAAAGCCATTCCTCACCCGTCCGAATTCACCCGCACAACCGCTAAGGAAACGGTTAGACCAGGCCCTCCTTTTCTAAAGAATAGGCGGACGAAATTTTATGCCATGGCCGTTGAAAATCGGCTCCAGGCGCCGACATTATCTCCCGAATTGGCTGCTCCAGCTCAACCGGAGACATTGTCGAGAGTGTCTCCCGGCTCTTTGCGGTGCGAGCCAGGTTTTTTGGTGCCGAATCATGGGGCGGTGGAGAGTGATGGTGCATTGGGTGGAGGTGGTGGAATCGAGTATTTGACGAAAATCTTGACGTCCAGCGTGTATGACGTGGCCGTAGAGTCAGACTTGCAGCTGGCTACTAAGCTATCACAAAGGTTGGGCAATAATGTCTGGCTGAAGCGTGAAGATCTTCAACCA GTTTTCTCATTCAAGCTTCGAGGAGCTTATAATATGATGGCTAAACTTCGTAAAGACCAGCTCGATAGAGGTGTTATCTGCTCTTCTGCAGGGAATCATGCACAGGGGGTGGCTTTATCCGCCCAAAAACTGGATTGTGATgctgtgattgtgatgcctgtCACTACACCTGAAATCAAG TGGAGGTCAGTAGAGCGGTTGGGTGCCAAAGTTGTCCTTGTGGGAGACTCGTATGATGAAGCACAATCTTATGCTAAAATCCGAGCCAAAGAAGAAGGTCGAGCATTCATCCCTCCATTTGACCACCCAGATGTCATCAGTGGACAAGGAACAATTGGGATGGAGATTGTGCGCCAAATGCAAGCAATGCAAGGCCCAATACATGCTATATTTGTCCCTGTTGGGGGTGGTGGGCTGATAGCCGGTATTGCTGCTTACTTGAAAACAGTCTCTCCCGAAGTAAAGATTATTGGAGTGGAGCCATTTGATGCAAATGCTATGGCACTATCTTTACATCATGGACGAAGAGTGGTGCTGGACCAAGTTGGAGGTTTTGCAGATGGTGTGGCTGTTAAAGTTGTTGGTGAAGAGACATTTCGATTGTGTCGCAAGCTGATAGATGGTGTAGTTCTAGTTAGCCGTGATGCTATTTGTGCATCTATAAAG GACATGTTTGAGGAGAAAAGGAGCATTCTAGAACCTGCAGGTGCTCTTGCACTTGCTGGAGCAGAAGCATACTGTAGATACTATTGCCTGGAGAATAAAAATGTAGTAGCAATAACTAGCGGAGCCAACATGAATTTTGATAGATTGAGATTAGTTACTGAACTTGCAAATGTTGGTAGACAGAAGGAAGCTGTGCTTGCAACATTCATGCCAGAGGAGCCAGGGAGCTTCAAGAGATTTTGTGAACGT GTGGGACAAATGAATATTACAGAATTTAAGTACAGATATAATTCAGAGAAAGAAAAAGCTCTAGTATTATACAG TGTTGGACTTCACATGAAAGCTGAACTAGAGGCAATGGTAGCTAAAATGCAAGCATCTCAACTTGAGACAGTAGATCTCACAGACAACGACCTCGTCAAAGATCATCTGCGATATTTG tcGGGTGGTCGGTCACATCTTCGAGATGAGGTTCTTTGTCGTTTTGTTTTCCCTGAGAGACCAGGTGCTTTGCTGAAGTTTTTGGATGCTTTTAGTCCTCGCTGGAACATAAGCTTGTTTCATTACCGAGCACAG GGAGAAACTGGAGCAAATGTATTAGTTGGCATTCAAGTTGCAGAAAGTGAGATGGACGAATTCCGAGATC
- the LOC140009343 gene encoding threonine dehydratase 1 biosynthetic, chloroplastic-like, translated as MEALRFVLVKTIPHRSEFTPTTAKETVRPGPPFLKNRRTKFYAMAVENRLQAPTLSPELAAPAQPETLLRVSPGSLLCEPGFLVPNHGAVESDGALGGGGGIEYLTKILTSSVYDVAVESDLQLATKLSQRLGNNVWLKREDLQPVFSFKLRGAYNMMAKLPKDQRDRGVICSSAGNHAQGVALSAQKLDCDAVIVMPVTTPEIKWRSVERLGAKVVLVGDSYDEAQSYAKSRAKEEGRAFIPPFDHPDVISGQGTIGMEIVRQMQAMQGPIHAIFVPVGGGGLIAGIAAYLKTVSPEVKIIGVEPFDANAMALSLHHGRRVVLDQVGGFADGVAVKVVGEETFRLCRKLIDGVVLVSRDAICASIKDMFEEKRSILEPAGALALAGAEAYCRYHRLEDKNVVAIASGANMNFDRLRLVTQLANVGRQKEAVLATFMPEELQEIL; from the exons ATGGAAGCCCTGCGATTTGTCCTGGTCAAAACCATTCCACACCGGTCCGAATTCACTCCCACAACCGCTAAGGAAACAGTTAGACCAGGGCCTCCTTTTCTAAAGAATAGGCGGACGAAATTTTATGCCATGGCCGTTGAAAATCGGCTCCAGGCGCCGACATTATCTCCCGAATTGGCTGCTCCAGCTCAACCGGAGACATTGTTGAGAGTGTCTCCCGGCTCTTTGCTGTGCGAGCCAGGTTTTTTGGTGCCGAATCATGGGGCGGTGGAGAGTGATGGTGCATTGGGTGGAGGTGGTGGAATCGAGTATTTGACGAAAATCTTGACGTCCAGCGTGTATGACGTGGCCGTAGAGTCAGACTTGCAGCTGGCTACTAAGCTATCACAAAGGTTGGGCAATAATGTCTGGCTGAAGCGTGAAGATCTTCAACCA GTTTTCTCATTCAAGCTTCGAGGAGCTTATAATATGATGGCTAAACTTCCTAAAGACCAGCGCGATAGAGGTGTTATCTGCTCTTCTGCAGGGAATCATGCACAAGGGGTGGCTTTATCCGCCCAAAAACTGGATTGTGATGCTGTGATTGTGATGCCCGTCACTACACCTGAAATCAAG TGGAGGTCAGTAGAGCGGCTGGGTGCCAAAGTTGTCCTTGTGGGAGACTCGTATGATGAAGCACAATCTTATGCTAAAAGCCGAGCCAAAGAAGAAGGTCGAGCATTCATCCCTCCGTTCGACCACCCAGACGTCATCAGTGGGCAAGGTACAATTGGGATGGAGATTGTGCGCCAAATGCAAGCAATGCAAGGCCCAATACATGCTATATTTGTCCCTGTTGGGGGTGGTGGGCTGATAGCCGGTATTGCTGCTTACTTGAAAACGGTCTCTCCCGAAGTAAAGATTATTGGAGTGGAGCCATTTGATGCAAATGCTATGGCACTATCTTTACATCATGGACGAAGAGTGGTGCTGGACCAAGTTGGAGGTTTTGCAGATGGTGTGGCTGTTAAAGTTGTTGGTGAAGAGACATTTCGATTGTGTCGCAAGCTGATAGATGGTGTAGTTCTAGTTAGCCGTGATGCTATTTGTGCATCTATAAAG GACATGTTTGAGGAGAAAAGGAGCATTCTAGAACCTGCAGGTGCTCTTGCACTTGCTGGAGCAGAAGCATACTGTAGATACCATCGCCTGGAGGATAAAAATGTAGTAGCAATAGCTAGTGGAGCCAACATGAATTTTGATAGACTGAGATTAGTTACTCAACTTGCAAATGTTGGTAGACAGAAGGAAGCTGTGCTTGCAACATTCATGCCAGAGGAGCTTCAAGAGATTTTGTGA